Genomic window (Candidatus Gastranaerophilales bacterium):
CGTCTTTATCGGGAAGATTGTAATTCTTGTGTTGAACAAACATATTTTTCTCTTTCTATTACTTTTATTTTTATTTCTATAACATTTTTATACGAAAAAAGAGCCGACCCACAAGCCGACTCTCTAAAATTAATTTTTATCAACAGTTATACTAATTTAACTTTTGTTGCAGTACCTTTTTTAGAAATATCGACTTTGCCTTCTCTAGCTAGCCAACCAAGACCCATTTCAGCAAAGTTTGCCTTTAAGTCAAGATCCTTTTTCATTTTTGCCAAAGAAACTTCACCGTTTGAGCTTAAATATTCCCAAATTTGTCCTGCAGATTGTCCTATCATTTCCATCATAATGCCTCCTTCGTGTATCAAAATAAGTCTAGTTAAAATTAAAATTTGTATTTAGTTTATAATTTAATATATAATACAAATTGACTAAATTGTAAAGGGGGCTATATGGCTAAAACACTAAAAGGACAGGCATGGGTTTATAAAGACAACGTTGACACTGATGTAATTATTCCCGCAAGATACCTTAACACTTCGGATGCAAAGGAACTTGCTAAATACTGTATGGAAGATATAGACAAAACGTTTGCACAAAACGTAAAACAAGGCGACATTATGGTTGCAGGCGAAAATTTTGGTTGCGGAAGCTCAAGAGAGCATGCCCCGATTTCAATTAAGACAGCCGGCATCTCTGTTATTATCGCTAAAACATTTGCCAGAATCTTTTTCAGAAATGCAATAAACATAGGTTTACCAATTTTAGAGCATCCTACATTACCTGATGAAGTTAAAAAAGGTGACGAGATAGAAGTGGATTTATCTCAAGGTATCGTTAAAAACCTTTCCAGCGGAAAAGAATATACATGTGCTAAATTTCCACCTGCTATCCAAGATTTAATCAACAAAGGCGGACTTATAAACTACACTAAAGACAAAATGGGAGTTTAAATATAATGAAAGAATATAAAATCGCTCTATTACCGGGTGACGGCATTGGTCCTGAAATTATGGACGAAGCAGTTAAAGTTTTAGCAGCTATAGAAAAAAAATTCGACTATAAATTTGAATACAAAAAAGCTTTAATCGGTGGCTGTGCATACGAAAAATACGGAAATCCTTTGCCGACAGAAACTTTAGACATAGCAAAAGATTCTGATGCGGTATTTTTAGGTGCAGTAGGAGACTGGAAATATGACACATTACCTCCTGAAGTTCGACCGGAAAAAGCTCTTTTGGGCATAAGAAAAGGCTTGAACTTGTTTGCAAATCTTCGTCCGGCAACCGTGTATCCTGAGCTGGTTTCATCATCACCTTTGAAGCCTGCCATAGTTTCAGGCGTTGACATCATGATTGTTAGAGAATTAACCGGCGATGTCTATTTTGGAGAACCCAAAGGTGTCGAGGTTATTAACGGCGAAAAAACAGGCTACAACAACATGATTTACAAAGAATCTGAAGTCAGAAGAATTGCCAAAATCGCATTTGAGACAGCAATGAAAAGAAACAAAAAATTGTGCTCAGTAGACAAAGCAAACGTCCTTGATGTATCAAGATTGTGGAGAGAAATAGTTCTTGAAGTTGCTAAAGACTACCCCGAAGTCGAACTATCACACATGTACGTAGATAACGCTGCAATGCAATTAATCAGAGACCCAAAACAATTTGATGTTATTGTAACAGGTAACATTTTTGGCGATATTCTATCAGATGAAGCTTCTATGCTATCAGGCTCTTTAGGGCTTTTACCAAGTGCTTCTTTAGCAGAAGAAGGTCCGGGCATGTACGAACCTATCCACGGTTCAGCACCTGATTTAAGAGGGCAAGATGTTGTAAACCCGATTGCAACAATACTCTCAGCAGCCATGATGCTAAAATACAGTTTCAACGACGATAAAGCCCATGACACAATCGTAAAAGCTGTAAAGACAACCCTTCAAGAAGGTTACAGAACAAAAGACATTTTCTCTGAAGGCATGACGTTAGTCGGGACAAAAGAAATGGGTGACATCATTGCAGCACATACACTCGAAGCCTAATTAATAACTCTAAAGAATTAGCAAAAAATAGCTATAAACTATACTCTATAACCATTCTTTAGACCAGTGAAAACATCTTAAAAATACTTTAATATATGAATGTAGATCGATAGACAATAGTCCAAACACTTATTCGGGGTTGCGATAAAGATTTATTCTTTTTCAAGGTTTGGTGAGACTATCGGTCTATTTCTTTGTTTATACATATTTTTATAAAAGTCGAATAGCATTTCACCTCGCTTATTCGGCTTATTAATTTTTTGTCTTTTATATGGTAATATATAGAGTGAAAAATATTATTTACAGAGGTTAATATGAAAAAAAAGTTTGATATACGTTTTTTAATCGTCAGTTTTATCATTACAGCAGGGGCAGCATTTGCTATCAGTTATGCACCGTTAAACGCTTCTACGCCTGCGACTAAAGCACCTGTTGAAGTAACCGCTACTCAGCAAAATCAAATAATTGCAGTAAGTCCACTCGAAATTGTAGCTTCACC
Coding sequences:
- the leuB gene encoding 3-isopropylmalate dehydrogenase, whose amino-acid sequence is MKEYKIALLPGDGIGPEIMDEAVKVLAAIEKKFDYKFEYKKALIGGCAYEKYGNPLPTETLDIAKDSDAVFLGAVGDWKYDTLPPEVRPEKALLGIRKGLNLFANLRPATVYPELVSSSPLKPAIVSGVDIMIVRELTGDVYFGEPKGVEVINGEKTGYNNMIYKESEVRRIAKIAFETAMKRNKKLCSVDKANVLDVSRLWREIVLEVAKDYPEVELSHMYVDNAAMQLIRDPKQFDVIVTGNIFGDILSDEASMLSGSLGLLPSASLAEEGPGMYEPIHGSAPDLRGQDVVNPIATILSAAMMLKYSFNDDKAHDTIVKAVKTTLQEGYRTKDIFSEGMTLVGTKEMGDIIAAHTLEA
- the leuD gene encoding 3-isopropylmalate dehydratase small subunit is translated as MAKTLKGQAWVYKDNVDTDVIIPARYLNTSDAKELAKYCMEDIDKTFAQNVKQGDIMVAGENFGCGSSREHAPISIKTAGISVIIAKTFARIFFRNAINIGLPILEHPTLPDEVKKGDEIEVDLSQGIVKNLSSGKEYTCAKFPPAIQDLINKGGLINYTKDKMGV
- a CDS encoding winged helix-turn-helix domain-containing protein — encoded protein: MMEMIGQSAGQIWEYLSSNGEVSLAKMKKDLDLKANFAEMGLGWLAREGKVDISKKGTATKVKLV